One Gossypium raimondii isolate GPD5lz chromosome 3, ASM2569854v1, whole genome shotgun sequence genomic window carries:
- the LOC105794290 gene encoding uncharacterized protein LOC105794290 — translation MGILCKVVDMLLLVAFMVMLVAGPLIDAQLVLPEATFPEVLVRLKQQYAEEYQDYLMVEKPHFFVALVWLELIFQWPLVLLNIYGILASKHWFHTTCLIYGASVITAMTALLGELMGSQKASDKLLTVYSPFMGLGVLAFLRGLVPNLGKAQTIGKRPAMAREKRA, via the exons atgggAATTTTATGCAAGGTAGTTGATATGCTGCTGTTGGTGGCGTTTATGGTGATGCTTGTAGCCGGACCTTTAATCGATGCGCAGCTGGTTTTGCCGGAGGCCACTTTCCCGGAGGTGCTCGTCCGTTTGAAGCAGCAATATGCGGAGGAGTACCAAGATTATTTGATGGTGGAGAAGCCTCATTTCTTCGTGGCCTTGGTCTGGTTGGAGCTTATTTTCCAGTGGCCTCTTGTTTTGCTTAACATTTATGGGATTTTGGCATCCAAGCATTGGTTCCACACCACTTGTCTCATCTATGGTGCCTCTGTTATTACTGCCATG ACTGCTTTATTAGGGGAGCTGATGGGATCCCAGAAGGCTTCAGATAAATTGTTGACAGTGTACTCTCCTTTCATGGGACTCGGTGTTTTAGCCTTCCTGCGAGGGCTGGTTCCAAACTTAGGCAAGGCTCAGACCATTGGCAAAAGACCTGCAATGGCTAGGGAGAAAAGGGCTTGA